Below is a genomic region from Triticum dicoccoides isolate Atlit2015 ecotype Zavitan chromosome 5A, WEW_v2.0, whole genome shotgun sequence.
aggggccatggagttgatgtagaggccctccgtgatcaatgcccccttcggcggagttccagaaaaggccccaagatgggatctcttgggtacagaaggttgcgacggtggaaatagggttttatggtgcttctggatgtttgcggggtatatgaatatatataggaggaagaagtaggtcggtggagcaatgaggggtccacgagggtggagggcgcgcccaggggggtaggcgtccccctgcctcgtggcctcctcgtcgatttcttgacgtccactccaagtcctctggatcatgtttgttccaaaaatcaagctcccgaagatttcattccgtttggactccgtttgatattccttttctgcgaaacactgaaataggcaaaaacagcaatttgggctgggcctccggttaataggttagttccaaaaataatataaaagtgtaaaaataagcccattaacatccaaaatagataatataatagcatggagcaatcaaaaattatacatacgttggagacgtatcatccttttcttcggagcacctcggcctggcacATGCACGGGATCCAGAACCTTTTCGAAACCTTCACCATCAAGGTTAGCTGATTGTGGCATCAGCGGGCCAAACCTAATGCTGTTACCCTGAGCATTAGTTGATCCCTTGCTGTCAGCTTGTTTACTTGTTGATCCCTTGAAAACATCTTGTCCTTACAAAACCCTTTTTAGATGCTGAAATGTCTCACCAGAGTGGCATGCCTTGAAACATGCTGCGTGACTAAAATTCCTTAGCTCGCAGTACCTTTGTAGGGCTGCAGAGTATGCATACATCTCGCTCTTTCTGGTCGGTGCGAATGCACATTTTGCACCCATTGTCCACCTAGTGGGAACACAACACCTGGGCAGTGTTTCTTCTTGTAAAATTCCCAATATGTAAAATATGTGGGAACATGGTGTGCCTGCGCATTCCAATTTGCGGCAAGAACAGCTGATACTACGAAGCAGACCTTCCTTCGACTCCGTGCGCACTTTGATCTTTTTATCCATTCTTTCCTTCTTAGATATAACGTATGTGGTAACCTCTGCTGCATCAAGTACCTCTCTGATCTCACATTTTTTGACATCATCTATGCTCCATAAGACCAACTTAAACACAGCAGGAGTGAAAACTTTCGCGGCGTGTTTCGCAAGAACTGAACCATTTTCCTCTGTGAATGGAACGGACTACAAGGCCTCGATGTCTTGGAGAGCCTCGTTCAAGCGTCGCGACGCAAGGCAACGCTCATAGTGCTCTAGCATTTGAAATAACATCATCTTAGCCCCAAGATGCGTATGTAGCACCGAGTTTAAACTCTCACTCCGCTGATTGCTGCTCAATCCTAGGAAACAACGACCCTCAAGATATGGAGCACACCACAGTTTTCTCATCTTATACATCTAATGGAGCCAGGAGTCCTCACTTGTTACTTTATTCCGTTGTAAGAAGTGTAGCCATTTTCTCTCATGCTCTTCAATGGAAGATGTATCATATATGAAATATCTGAATTCCTCCTTTACCGCATCATCATGCAGATGGCGTACAATGTTCTGCTGAATGTGCCATATACAGAGCCTATGGTTTGAGTCAGGCCACACCATCCTGATTGCTCTCTGCATTGCAAGGTCCCCATCTTGATCACAGATATAGGATGCTTCTGTCCCATAGCATCAGAAAAGGTCCGTAACATCCACTCATATGCCTGGCTTGTTTCATGTGAAATGATACCACATGCAAAAATAACAGTGCTGCGGTGGTGATTCAACCCGACAAACGGCACAAATGGCAGATTGTACTTATTGGTTCTATATGTGCTATCAAAAACAATAACGTCTCCAAAAGCCTCGTAGTCAAGTCGGGATTGACTATCACACCAGAACAGTCCCTTCAGATGGCCAGGTTCATCAACCAAGTACCTGAAGAAAAAAATCTGAATCTTACTCTTGCCTCGCCACCATGTGATTGATCATCGTTTGAGCATCCCCGGAAGAAATTGTTTCCTGCTTGTTAGCATGGCAGAAATTGTAAATGTCCCTCATAATGCATCCAACCTCATCATATCCACCATATTGCATGCACATAATATCCATAATATGGTGTTTTTTGATCCCAGATTTTTCCATGTCTGCAATGTCCGCTTTCTGCTCATAGCTAATTCTTCTGTGTGAACGCAAAAGACACGACATATCCCGTGGGGCTAGAGGATGGTTGTGTTCATTGATGAAATCCTTGACAAACCACTGACCTGTTTCCTCCTGTCTTGCAATCACCAATTTAGCTTTACACCCTACACGAGTTATACTCCGTGGCCTCCTCTTTCTATATTCCATCTTCCTCTCCATGTGCTTCTCTTCACGAACCCCTTCACGACTACACACAAATTTCCTTAAAATTATATGGCAGTTGGATTCATCCCACTCGACATAACTTCTCCGGACACTAAAACCTTTCTCAAGACCATATTTGTTATAGAATCTATAACCTTCATCCTCACTATTAAACATCTTGTTGGCAATATGATAGTACTCCATCATTGACTCATGACTTACATCCGCCATGTCTTCCTGCATCACAATTCAGACGAATAAAAATCTGAAAGGACAAACATAAATGCATGCAAAACCCAGTACGAAATCTTGCTTGGAATTTTAAACTTTGCTCCCTGTACATGTTATGGCAAGCGATCATAAACGCCCATAAACTGGGTCCCCCATAAACTAGTGAAGTGACCATGGATGATGGAAAATTCTAAATTGAATTGCATGCACTAGGGAAATCTAAATCGACGATGACTAAACTAATCTAAGTAGGAAGTGCAGGCTACGAAACAAAGTAAGTTTATGGCGATATCTCCCATAGGCATTGATATCTCCTGCTGCATCAAGAAAAACAAGCCTACTTTCAGAACAAGCATTGATATCTCCCTGCGGCCTAACCGTAGGGCCAACCGCAGAGTATAGATCCATCTACGAGGAAGTTGGAGTTCCTTCAAGAGTCACTTCCAACGGGGAGGAGTTGAGATTCGGGCGATTCATACCTTAGTATGCAAGCCCGGAAGCGATGTGATCGGCGGGGGCAAGTTCCTATAGTGTCGCCACTGTCGCTGCCGACACTGCCGCCGCAGATGTCGCTCCTTAATCTTCTTCCTGCCGCCGGACACGTTGTTTATAGTGAAGGGGACGAGGACGACGCCGACGACGTTGTTGGTACCTCTTGCCGGGCTCGTCGGACAGAATGAAGAGGACGAGAACGAGGACTTGACGAGAACGAGGACTGGATCTAGACGTCGTGGACGTGATCGGTTGAAAACAGAATACTTTACCCTGGACCATTATGCCCTTCTCTGATTAAAATAATTAGGTTAATTCATTTTTAATCCCCCACCAGATCGGACGGCTAATAAAATTCAAAGGGGTAAGTACTCGAAAGTACTCCCAGTACTGCCCCAATCACCGTAAAGGAGCTCAAGGTACAATCGTCAAAACCACCAGGAGTACATAGCTATGCATATACTTGCTTCATTATAAATTAATTGAAGTTTTAACTGCATCTTCAGTCAAACTTGTGATAGTTTGACCATGTTTACCAAAAGAAAAATCAACACCTACAACACCGAATTTGCTTCATTAGACTCGTTGTTacaacagaaaacacattttttgtcCACTGAAGAAAACATATGTTATTTTTGGCCTCATGACATGCCAAACTCAGCTTGAACAAGATCCGTCCAACATGCCGCGGTTGCGCTCACCATGAACCTTCAGTTTTGTGAATCTATTCGACGTCGATTTGTAGTCACTGAAGATAGCAAACCAGATGCGCCGGGCCAGGACCGTCCTTTGATCCCCGCCGAGAACGAGATGACAACGTCCCCAAAAGCAAAGCTAGCTCCAGAAGGTATGTTCCTAGGATATCCATGGTTGGATCCATGGCCCTCTGCGGCTCTCCGCCTCTCCTCCATCGCTAAAGCAAAGCCAATGATAGGATAATCTTTCCATCAGTTTGTTCTTGCCTTTTGGTTCAAACCGGATCTGTTGACCAGGGTATCTGATCTCTCTCCCCTCTCTTTTCCTTTCTACATACAGCAGCTGGTGTATCATGAGGGCGTTCTGGTGTCTATGTTCTTTTTTTTTTTCGGGGGCTGGTGTCTATGTTCTTGATGCTCCAAGAAAGATGAGTACATCTTGTCGCCTCTGTAGTAATAAGCACTGGTGAAGAAGGCAAGTCGCCATCAAGAATCGAATGCCATGGGTTTTGCAGGCAGATAAATAGCCGCCCGTCCATGTGAACAGATTCTTACGATCCACCCAACCAATCTCAACCTCTGTTTGCTGCATCCTGCACTGCTTATTTGCTTAGGAAAGGTGACTGAGTGATCATGGCTAGCTCTTCAGATGCCCACAGGTGCACTCACTGGCCACCTGCTCCGTTTCATTTGTCTTCTCATTACACATTTTGCATGCAGTTGAATAACTCTACTGTATAGGCTGCAGTCGGTTCGAAAGTTTTGTGACATCATGCCACCAAATTTTAGTTTTTGCACATTTTGTTTTTGCTCTATGTTTTACTAGTAGTGACGATGGATGATTCAGTTCGTTGGGTGCATGCAGCCGGAACAAGTGCGCGGCGTGCTACCGCCAGTTCAACAGGATGGAGCACCTGGTGGAGCACATGCGCGCGTCGCACCACTCGCCGCACGAGCCGCGCTGCGGCGTCTGCGGGAAGCACTGCCGCTCGCTCGACGCCCTCCGCGACCACCTCGGCTTCGGCGCCTCCCTGCCCCCAAAGCCCGCCTGCGCCACGGCCTTCGCTGCCAAGGGCTGCTCGCTCTGCCTCGCCGTCTTCCCTAGCTCCGGCTCCCTCCGCGCCCACAGCCCAACCTGTCACCACTCCCGCGCCCCGGTTCCCTCGAGGTCCATGCCAAGAGTGCCCGTCGGTGGTGTGGTGGCGCTGGGCTGCAAGATGGTGGGCGGCGGCAGCGACGGGACGCTGGACGTTTGCGGGCGCGTCTGCGTCATCGACGAGAATGAGGCCATCGTCTTCGAGAACTTTGTGAGGCCGCTCGTCCCGGTGACGCACTACCGGTACGAGACCACGGGGATCCGCCCTGAGTACCTGCGGGACGCGCCGACGGTGAAGATGATGCAGCGGCAGGTGGAAGCCATCCTCCTCAACGGCGAGCAGCCGTGGAAGGTCAGGTCCTCCCGCGGCGCGGCCAGGCTCCTCGTCGGCCACGGCCTGGAGCACGATCTCGACGCGCTGGGCATGGACTACCCGGCGTACCTGAAGCGGGACACGGCGGAATATCCGCCGCTGATGAAGACGAGCGGCAGGCTGATGAGCAACTCGCTCCGGTTCCTCACACAGAGCTGCCTCGGCTACGACATCCAGACGGGCCACCAGCACCCCTACGAGGACTGCGTGGCGGCCATGCGGCTGTACAAGAGAATGAGCTCGATGAGGCACGGCCCGCCGAAGAACGGGGGCGAAGACGATGCGTGCGCGGCGGTGGCATTCCCGGCGCGGAGGCAGCGGGAGCTGGAGCGCATGTCGCCGGAGGAGCTCCTCAGCACGTCCAAGCCGGACTATCACTGCTGGTGCCTCGACGACTAGCCTCGACGACTGCACTTGCATCTGCATGTCCAAGCATGAGCCACGGCCACTGAGAGGCTGCCCTGCCGAATTCGATTCTTCGGGCTTTACTTACTGATCAAAGGGGAATTCCAATAATAGATTTCACTCATTTAAAAAATTGATTCACTAATTTTAAAAATTGATTTCACTCGTTTCAGTAACATATTTCACTCGTTACAATAACAGATTTCACTAATTAAAAAATTCAAAATAGTTGAAATATATCCAATATTTAATCTTGTTCTAAAGGTCTTTGCGCCATgattttaaaaatatatatatatatatatatatatatatatatatatatatatatatatatggaatcAAAATATTCGTTTAAATGATATAAATGATTTAAGTTAGAAAAAGTTGAATAAAAGGGATGGAgtttttttgaaagaaagttcgagcTTTATTCATTAGAAATAATCATTACATCGTTTATGAGGATTGGTACAATTGCATTATGTGGTTCCTTAAACCAATCAGAAATGAATGAAAATCTAGCCAACTTGGCAAGTTCATAAGCAACTTTATTTGCCTCTCTATTACAATGCTCGAATCTAGAAATAGAAAAATCGCAAGCTAAGTGAAAACAGTCATAAAAAATTGCAGCTGCTGCCCCCGACGATCGTCCTCCTTCGTTCATGGTCTCGATCACCTCCATATTATCCGAGTTAATAATTATGCGATTACAAGCCGTCCTTTGCGCAAGCGATAGGCCAAATTTTAACACCAAAGCTTCAGCTATCAACACATCTGCACACCAGTCAATCTTACCACTTCCCCCACCGATGAACCTACCTTTGTCATCTCTTAAGACAACCCCGATCGTACCCCTGAGAAGGTCTAGGTCAAAAGAAGCATCAACGTTAAGTTTAACAAATCCCGTCGGAGGGTTAGACCATCCTCCTCTTTTCATGGAAGCCTTCGGCGAGGAGGCATTAACAAAATTGGCAGCGAGAGCGCGTATCCCCATGAATATCTGTTGTGCATTCTGAGTAGTCTCATTGTGTACCAATTTGCGCCTTTCCCACCACAAGTACGAGGCTGATATGGCAATCATGTCACGCACATTACGAGTGCCCATAATACATAGTTCCTGAtctagtaatgaaagtaaatattcCAAGATTGCCTCACCCGCATAGTCTATTTTACAAACTCTGTCGACAATATCGTCCATCCCTAGTCTTCTCCAGACTTCTTTTGCTCTGTCACATAGAAACAACAAATGTTTTGTGACTTAGGCGAGACTTTCACATGTCTATTAGTTAAGTTAACACGACACGGAATATTGCCGTGAAGTGTACTCCATAAAAGGGATGGAGTTAtttgggagagagaagagagaagagagagagagagtagacaTGCTGAATTTTTTTTGAGAGTACGCCTaggcgtaccatatttttatagaaggcagaAATCAAGTATAAGAAACTATATCTTGCTGCGAACAACAAGTGTAGCACAACTCCACATCGAAGCTAATCAACAGATTAGCCACCACGACAATTACAAACACAAGCAAAAGGGCCTGCCCTAAACCAATCATCTAGCCGCGTCACCACAAACACCGGTCACCTCGAAGAACAACAACTCCAACCAGATTTTCCTTGCCAACGCACTACCACCATTGAGTGCCTAAGAGGAGACGACGCGTGGGTAGCAAGACTCGGTCGGCCTCGAGAAAGCCATCGTCTTCAATTCACCGGCAGCTGCGTACATAGCGCCCACGAAGATCAAATCGAACCAGCGGCAAGCACCGGAGAACCACCAGACAGAATCAGCTAGCCAAGTCTCCTCCTACGATGCTCTCAACAGAGTAACGACGTCACACCGTCGCCATTGCCAGTCCTACAATGGACCAAGGCTTTCGCCCGGAGACCACACCTCGATCAAGAAGGGGAGATGCCGACACACCTCAGCGACGTCTCCAAGGAGGGAAACGACACCCACAGGCGCCGTCGCCGCCAGCTCCGGCCGAAGACGCGAGCAAGATTTTCATCCAACAATCGCACACCTCCCACCCCTATCCAAGGATTGGGATAATCTGTCAGGGTTACACCACCGTTGCAGCAGCGCCTTGCCATCATGGCCAAAACCGTCGCGGAACACCAACCCATCACACAGCCGAAAGCACACCGGCCAACCTCCAGCTCCTGCACGGTCGAAAGACAAACGTCACCAGCTCCAAGCCACCCTCCCTGGCGCTGCCAAGACCCGCCGGCACCACAGGCGTGGGTTGGCCAAACCACTCCGGCAGCCAGCCAAGCCGCTGCGACCAGGGGCACGCACGGGAGGAGCCAGCGCGCTGCGCCTCCAGCGAACGCACGCACCCACCAAGGCGCTCCCTTTGCGATTTCCTGAGCTGAGCTCCGGCCATATCTTGACCGCGCCACCACCAGCAATCCAAGGCGCTGCCTTCCCCGAGCCACTCGGGAGCCGACAGGAAGCAAACCGCACGCCCCGGACAGCACTGCGACTCCCGGCCGCCGCGCCCGGTCACCGCTCCATTCCGAGATCTGCAGCCGCCAGGGACCCCGCGCCGCGGCCTCCGACACACACGCCGGCGCCCGAGGAAGACCGCCGCCCCTCTCCACCTCGCgaccgtgctcctcctcctccagtgCTCTCCGCCACGGGCCACCGCACCAAAACCGCCAGCCGCCGCGACGCCCGCAAGACGGTGCTCCCCGCGCGAAGGAGCCATGCAAGGGCGTGCAGATCTTGCCCGCCACCTTTGGCGGCCGAGCGCCGCCATCACCGCCGCTGCcggtggccgcggcggcggccaGGAAGTCTCCCGGAGGAGGGGCGCTTGGATCTAGGTTTTTTCCTCCGGAGCCGCCCGCGCGAGCGGCCCGGGATGTGATGTGTATGATCGATGTGCGGTGCAGATTAGAGTTGTGcgc
It encodes:
- the LOC119298358 gene encoding RNA exonuclease 4-like — encoded protein: MASSSDAHSRNKCAACYRQFNRMEHLVEHMRASHHSPHEPRCGVCGKHCRSLDALRDHLGFGASLPPKPACATAFAAKGCSLCLAVFPSSGSLRAHSPTCHHSRAPVPSRSMPRVPVGGVVALGCKMVGGGSDGTLDVCGRVCVIDENEAIVFENFVRPLVPVTHYRYETTGIRPEYLRDAPTVKMMQRQVEAILLNGEQPWKVRSSRGAARLLVGHGLEHDLDALGMDYPAYLKRDTAEYPPLMKTSGRLMSNSLRFLTQSCLGYDIQTGHQHPYEDCVAAMRLYKRMSSMRHGPPKNGGEDDACAAVAFPARRQRELERMSPEELLSTSKPDYHCWCLDD